In Phaeobacter porticola, one DNA window encodes the following:
- a CDS encoding ABC transporter ATP-binding protein translates to MIQMNDVHKAFGDNKVLQGMTLEIPKSSSMVIIGGSGTGKSVALKSVLGLITPDQGQILVDGKPAASGDRDAFLARFGMLFQGAALFDSLPVWQNVAFRLLRGSLKRPVDEAREIAIEKLRRVGLKADVADRLPAELSGGMQKRVGLARAIAAEPEIIFFDEPTTGLDPIMSGVINDLIREIVVEMGATAMTITHDMTSVRAIADNVAMLHDGVIQWTGPVADMDQSGDPYMEQFIHGRAEGPIEAVR, encoded by the coding sequence ATGATCCAGATGAATGACGTCCATAAGGCCTTTGGCGACAACAAGGTTCTGCAAGGCATGACGCTTGAGATCCCCAAAAGCAGCTCCATGGTGATCATCGGCGGATCTGGCACCGGCAAATCTGTCGCGCTGAAATCTGTTCTGGGACTAATCACACCGGATCAAGGGCAGATTCTGGTTGATGGCAAACCCGCAGCCAGTGGCGACCGCGACGCCTTTCTGGCACGCTTTGGCATGTTGTTTCAGGGTGCCGCCCTATTTGACTCCCTGCCCGTCTGGCAGAATGTCGCCTTCCGTCTGCTGCGCGGCTCACTGAAGCGCCCTGTGGATGAGGCGCGCGAAATTGCCATCGAAAAACTGCGCCGAGTGGGGCTGAAGGCCGATGTGGCGGATCGCCTGCCCGCAGAACTGTCGGGCGGCATGCAGAAACGCGTCGGCCTGGCCCGCGCTATTGCTGCCGAGCCGGAGATCATTTTCTTTGACGAGCCGACCACCGGCCTTGACCCGATCATGTCCGGGGTGATCAACGACCTGATCCGCGAGATCGTGGTCGAGATGGGCGCCACCGCGATGACCATCACCCACGACATGACCTCGGTCCGCGCGATCGCCGACAATGTGGCGATGCTGCATGACGGGGTGATCCAATGGACCGGCCCCGTGGCAGATATGGACCAGTCAGGCGATCCCTATATGGAGCAATTCATCCACGGCCGCGCGGAGGGCCCGATTGAAGCGGTGCGGTAA
- a CDS encoding vWA domain-containing protein produces MPEYAPLPLPDQPRLAQNVTHFARALRRAGLPIGPGRVIDAVEAVAAAGFTSRRDFYWTLQACFVSKPEHRQVFAQIFRLYWRDPRFLEHMMAAMLPAIRGTQEEKAAKPAQKRAAEALLDGAEAPDRPDQPEGEEPPEQLELSAELTMSREERLRQLDFEQMSTAEVAEAKRMLAKMQLPIRPIQSRRLMASPTGPRIDWRRTMGQAARQGGEITTLARAQRRLRWPNLVVICDISGSMSQYSRLILHFLHAVANRKGPGWARVHGFTFGTRLTNITRHLAQRDVDAALAAAGAEAQDWEGGTRIGACLHDFNRDWSRRVMGQGAVVLLITDGLDRDDSDQLSAEMQRLHLSARRLIWLNPLLRFDGFAPKARGIRAMLPHVDSFRAGHSIAALEDLADVLALGADTGEKQRLMQMLSAAG; encoded by the coding sequence ATGCCTGAATACGCGCCCCTGCCGCTGCCGGATCAGCCCCGGCTGGCGCAGAATGTTACCCATTTTGCGCGGGCTTTGCGCCGCGCTGGGCTGCCCATCGGTCCGGGGCGTGTGATCGACGCGGTCGAGGCTGTGGCCGCAGCAGGCTTTACCTCGCGGCGCGATTTCTACTGGACGCTGCAAGCCTGCTTTGTCTCTAAACCCGAACACCGTCAGGTCTTTGCACAGATCTTTCGTCTCTATTGGCGGGATCCGCGTTTTCTGGAGCATATGATGGCGGCGATGCTGCCCGCGATCCGCGGCACGCAGGAGGAAAAAGCCGCAAAGCCCGCCCAGAAACGCGCCGCCGAGGCGCTCTTGGATGGTGCCGAGGCGCCGGATCGCCCCGACCAGCCGGAGGGGGAGGAACCGCCGGAGCAGCTGGAATTAAGCGCCGAACTCACCATGTCGCGCGAGGAACGGCTGCGGCAGCTGGATTTTGAGCAGATGAGCACCGCCGAGGTGGCCGAGGCCAAGCGGATGCTGGCCAAGATGCAGCTGCCCATCCGCCCGATCCAGTCCCGCCGACTGATGGCGTCACCGACAGGTCCCCGCATCGATTGGCGACGCACCATGGGGCAGGCTGCGCGTCAGGGCGGCGAGATCACAACCCTTGCACGCGCCCAACGCCGGTTGCGCTGGCCCAATCTTGTCGTGATCTGCGATATCTCCGGCTCAATGAGCCAATATTCCCGTCTGATCCTGCATTTCCTGCATGCGGTCGCCAACCGCAAGGGGCCGGGCTGGGCGCGGGTGCATGGCTTTACCTTCGGCACACGGCTCACCAATATCACCCGCCATCTGGCGCAGCGCGATGTGGATGCCGCCCTTGCTGCCGCCGGGGCAGAGGCGCAGGACTGGGAGGGCGGCACAAGGATCGGTGCCTGCCTGCATGATTTCAACCGTGACTGGTCGCGCCGCGTCATGGGGCAGGGCGCCGTGGTTCTGCTGATCACCGACGGGCTGGACCGCGACGACAGCGATCAGCTCAGCGCCGAAATGCAGCGGCTGCATCTGTCTGCGCGTCGCCTGATCTGGCTGAACCCGTTGCTGCGCTTTGACGGGTTCGCCCCTAAGGCACGCGGCATCCGCGCCATGCTGCCCCATGTGGACAGCTTTCGCGCCGGCCATTCCATCGCGGCTCTGGAAGATCTCGCAGATGTGCTGGCTCTGGGCGCTGATACAGGCGAAAAACAGCGGCTGATGCAGATGTTATCAGCGGCAGGCTAG
- a CDS encoding glycosyltransferase family 2 protein: MRTVAVTCVKNEGAFLLEWIAHHKAVGFTDILILSNDCQDGSDRMLDRLDELGHITHLRNDGPYDKAGIQFTGLKKADKHRLVRKADWVMTLDVDEFVNIHVGDGKLTDLHAALPDADAITLTWRLFGNSETVRYQDQPVTEQFTRCAPQVIHWPWRAAMFKTLYRNDGTYRKLGVHRPRNPQDTGAVDPFRWFDGAGRELDQSFKTQRVYSNYGQPNFDLVQLNHYPLGAMESYVLKADRGRINRQTELGMDYWVERNFNTDEDDSIARYRPARVAISDLLREDVKLARQHQHSVDWRHSHFRTLMQQDAYRTLFSRLLMTPPSRLISPVTARTLTGFATLGRHGTRDAISRPNDTAD, encoded by the coding sequence ATGCGCACAGTGGCCGTGACATGTGTAAAGAATGAGGGCGCATTCCTGTTGGAGTGGATCGCCCATCACAAAGCTGTTGGCTTTACCGATATTCTGATCCTGTCGAACGATTGCCAAGACGGCAGCGACCGGATGCTGGACCGGCTGGACGAATTGGGCCATATCACCCACCTGCGCAACGATGGTCCCTATGACAAGGCAGGTATCCAGTTCACTGGCCTGAAGAAGGCTGACAAACATCGCCTTGTGCGCAAGGCGGACTGGGTCATGACGCTGGACGTCGATGAGTTTGTGAACATTCATGTCGGTGACGGCAAATTGACGGATCTGCACGCCGCCCTGCCCGATGCGGATGCAATCACCCTCACCTGGCGGCTGTTTGGCAATAGTGAAACTGTTCGGTATCAGGATCAGCCGGTGACAGAGCAGTTCACCCGCTGCGCCCCACAAGTCATTCACTGGCCCTGGCGTGCTGCGATGTTTAAGACGCTTTATCGCAACGATGGCACCTATCGCAAACTTGGCGTGCACCGCCCCCGCAACCCGCAAGACACTGGTGCCGTAGATCCGTTTCGCTGGTTCGATGGTGCGGGGCGAGAATTGGATCAGAGTTTTAAGACACAGCGGGTCTATTCCAATTACGGTCAGCCCAATTTTGATCTTGTGCAGCTGAATCACTACCCCCTTGGCGCGATGGAGAGTTACGTGCTGAAGGCGGATCGCGGCCGGATCAACCGGCAAACCGAGCTGGGCATGGATTATTGGGTCGAGCGGAATTTCAACACCGATGAGGATGACAGCATTGCCCGGTATCGTCCTGCGCGTGTGGCCATCTCTGATCTGCTGCGCGAGGACGTCAAACTGGCACGGCAGCATCAACACTCCGTGGACTGGCGTCATAGTCATTTTCGAACATTGATGCAGCAAGACGCCTATCGCACGCTGTTCTCGCGCCTGCTGATGACCCCGCCATCGCGGCTGATCAGCCCGGTGACCGCCCGCACCCTTACCGGGTTTGCCACTCTGGGGCGACACGGCACACGTGACGCCATCAGCAGGCCCAACGACACCGCAGACTGA
- a CDS encoding paraquat-inducible protein A — MTLRLLTLSLLILYPVAWFAPLMRAGLLPIFGLSEISVITGLQSLWGSNVILALTVTAFAIFAPYLKTIGLALVQWGLLDTRVQPVLHVLGKLAMADVFLIALYITLAKGIGYATIETAWGLYLFTGCILASIVLSLLTARQVSQQDD, encoded by the coding sequence ATGACCCTCCGCCTCCTTACCCTCTCCCTGCTTATCCTCTACCCTGTCGCCTGGTTCGCGCCGCTGATGCGGGCGGGATTGTTGCCGATATTCGGCCTCAGTGAAATCTCGGTGATCACCGGCTTGCAAAGCCTTTGGGGCAGCAACGTCATTTTGGCGCTGACGGTCACGGCTTTCGCGATCTTTGCGCCGTATCTCAAAACCATCGGACTGGCGCTGGTGCAATGGGGCCTGCTGGACACGCGCGTCCAACCGGTTCTGCATGTCTTGGGTAAGCTGGCGATGGCGGATGTGTTTCTGATCGCGCTCTATATCACGCTGGCCAAGGGGATTGGCTATGCAACGATTGAGACCGCCTGGGGGCTTTATTTGTTTACGGGCTGTATTCTGGCGTCAATTGTCCTGTCTCTTCTGACCGCGCGCCAGGTTAGCCAGCAGGACGACTAG
- a CDS encoding orotate phosphoribosyltransferase yields the protein MIPSSYPSSEEIARLSARMLLEIGAVNFNTDTPYTLASGLPSPSYIDCRKLISFPRIRTTLMDFLTVTVMRNAGFEAFDNIAGGETAGIPFGALVAERMALPMTYVRKKPKGYGRNARIEGVMTEDQRVLLVEDMTTDGGSKLSFVDAIRETGASCGHTAVIFYYDIFPETTQRLGDHGVELHYLCTWWDVLAEAKAQKSFSEETLDEVERFLKDPRAWQEAHKSA from the coding sequence ATGATCCCCTCCTCCTACCCCTCATCTGAAGAAATTGCCCGCCTCTCTGCCCGCATGCTGTTGGAAATCGGCGCGGTGAATTTCAACACCGATACGCCGTATACGCTGGCCTCCGGCCTGCCCTCGCCCAGCTATATTGACTGCCGCAAGCTGATCTCTTTTCCGCGGATCCGCACGACGCTGATGGATTTCCTCACCGTCACGGTGATGCGCAATGCCGGTTTTGAGGCGTTTGACAATATTGCAGGCGGTGAAACGGCAGGCATCCCCTTTGGCGCGTTGGTGGCAGAGCGCATGGCGCTGCCGATGACCTATGTGCGCAAGAAACCCAAGGGTTATGGCCGCAATGCCCGCATCGAAGGGGTCATGACCGAAGACCAGCGCGTGCTGCTGGTGGAAGACATGACCACCGATGGTGGCTCCAAACTGTCCTTTGTCGATGCGATCCGCGAGACCGGCGCCAGCTGCGGCCATACTGCGGTGATTTTCTATTACGACATCTTCCCCGAAACCACCCAGCGCCTCGGCGACCACGGTGTTGAGCTGCATTATCTCTGCACCTGGTGGGATGTTCTGGCCGAAGCCAAGGCGCAAAAGAGCTTCAGCGAGGAAACGCTGGATGAGGTGGAGCGCTTCCTGAAAGATCCGCGCGCCTGGCAAGAGGCGCATAAATCCGCCTGA
- a CDS encoding AAA family ATPase encodes MSQATEIIQPNSSTNPTLSGGRGVPDSIDTVETLLADAGYVADRGVATVVFLSLRLGRPLFLEGEAGVGKTEIAKTLAAALGRRLIRLQCYEGLDASSAVYEWNFAAQMMAIRTAEAAGAGSDRAGLQAELFSDDYLIRRPLLEAMQPDPAGAPVLLIDELDRTDEPFEAFLLEALSDFQVTIPELGTIKAPEPPIVILTSNRTREVHDALKRRCLYHWVDYPDFDREMEILTARAPGLAPRLSREVVAFVQALRTEDLFKHPGIAETIDWANCLLALDVIDLSPEVIAETLGAILKYQDDISRLHGSEAKRILDQARATLGPA; translated from the coding sequence ATGTCGCAGGCCACAGAGATTATCCAGCCGAACAGCTCAACGAACCCGACTTTGAGCGGGGGCAGGGGGGTGCCGGACTCTATTGATACTGTCGAAACGCTGCTTGCAGATGCGGGCTATGTCGCGGACCGGGGGGTGGCGACGGTGGTGTTCTTGTCGCTGCGCCTTGGCCGCCCGCTGTTTCTGGAGGGCGAGGCCGGGGTGGGCAAGACCGAGATCGCCAAGACGCTTGCCGCCGCATTGGGCCGTCGCTTGATCCGGTTGCAATGTTATGAGGGGCTGGATGCTTCCAGCGCGGTCTATGAATGGAATTTTGCCGCCCAGATGATGGCCATTCGCACGGCTGAGGCCGCAGGGGCCGGATCGGATCGCGCAGGGCTTCAGGCAGAGCTCTTTAGCGATGACTATCTCATCCGCCGCCCGCTGCTGGAGGCGATGCAACCGGATCCGGCAGGCGCTCCGGTGCTGCTGATCGACGAGCTTGACCGCACCGATGAGCCTTTCGAGGCTTTCCTGCTAGAGGCGCTCAGCGATTTTCAGGTCACCATCCCCGAACTCGGCACCATCAAGGCGCCGGAACCACCCATCGTGATCCTCACCTCTAACCGCACCCGCGAGGTGCATGACGCGCTGAAACGGCGCTGTCTCTATCATTGGGTGGATTACCCGGATTTCGACCGCGAGATGGAGATCCTGACCGCCCGCGCGCCCGGTCTGGCGCCGCGTCTGTCGCGGGAGGTCGTGGCCTTTGTGCAGGCTTTGCGCACCGAGGATCTCTTCAAACATCCCGGCATTGCCGAGACAATTGATTGGGCCAATTGCCTCTTGGCGCTGGATGTCATTGATCTGTCGCCAGAGGTGATTGCCGAGACATTGGGGGCAATCCTGAAATATCAGGATGATATCAGCCGCCTGCATGGCTCCGAGGCGAAGCGCATTCTCGATCAGGCCCGTGCCACGCTGGGTCCGGCGTGA
- a CDS encoding replicative DNA helicase yields MNDITPFDPNLPAAPEPAANGEATGDDASILPHSVEAEQQLLGAILTNNDVYDRIASIITSAHFYDPVHARIYEIAAARISKNALASPVTLKAFMEDDEGLKELGGPAYLAKLAGASISAFAVRDYAQMIYDLAIRRELIALGRSIADKARRVDVASEPKEQIVEAEQSLYKLAEQGQTESGFKSFLKAVTEAVNVTNEAYQRGGGMAGISTGLADLDKQLGGLHPSDLLILAGRPSMGKTSLATNIAFNVAKAYKRGQKPDGTEGAVDGGVVGFFSLEMSAEQLAGRILAEASEISSHKIRQGDMTEEEFRRFVQAAKDLESCPLFIDDTPALPISQLAARARRLKRTHGLDLLVIDYLQLCRGMAENRVNEIAEISMGMKAIAKELQIPVVALSQLSRQVENREDKRPQLSDLRESGSIEQDADVVMFVFREEYYKEREKPGDHELDKMEEWKQAMERLHAKAEVIVGKQRHGPIGTVELSFEAQFTRFGNLAKAWQQDHTPDY; encoded by the coding sequence ATGAACGATATTACGCCTTTTGATCCCAATCTGCCCGCCGCCCCGGAGCCTGCTGCCAATGGCGAGGCGACGGGCGACGACGCCAGCATCCTGCCGCACTCCGTTGAGGCTGAACAGCAGCTGCTGGGCGCGATCCTGACCAACAACGACGTTTATGATCGCATCGCATCGATCATCACATCGGCGCATTTCTACGACCCGGTTCATGCCCGCATCTACGAAATTGCCGCCGCGCGGATTTCCAAAAATGCGCTGGCCTCGCCGGTGACGCTGAAGGCCTTTATGGAGGATGACGAGGGCCTGAAGGAGTTGGGCGGCCCGGCCTATCTGGCAAAACTGGCGGGCGCATCCATCTCGGCCTTTGCGGTGCGCGACTATGCGCAGATGATCTATGACCTTGCGATCCGGCGCGAGCTGATTGCACTGGGGCGCAGTATCGCGGATAAGGCGCGCCGCGTCGATGTCGCCTCCGAACCCAAGGAGCAGATCGTCGAGGCGGAACAGTCGCTATATAAGCTGGCCGAACAAGGTCAGACCGAAAGCGGTTTCAAATCCTTCCTCAAGGCGGTCACCGAAGCGGTCAATGTCACCAATGAGGCCTACCAACGCGGCGGCGGCATGGCGGGGATCTCCACCGGACTGGCCGATCTCGACAAACAGCTGGGCGGCCTGCACCCGTCGGACCTTCTGATCCTGGCGGGACGTCCCTCGATGGGGAAAACCTCGCTCGCGACCAATATCGCCTTCAACGTCGCCAAAGCCTACAAACGCGGCCAGAAACCGGATGGAACCGAAGGCGCGGTAGATGGCGGCGTCGTTGGCTTTTTCTCACTGGAGATGTCGGCAGAGCAGCTGGCGGGGCGTATTCTGGCCGAAGCCTCAGAGATTTCTTCGCATAAAATCCGTCAGGGTGACATGACCGAGGAAGAATTCCGCCGCTTTGTGCAGGCCGCCAAGGATCTGGAAAGCTGCCCGCTATTCATTGACGACACGCCTGCCCTGCCGATTTCGCAGCTGGCGGCCCGTGCGCGCCGCCTGAAACGAACCCATGGGCTTGACCTCTTGGTCATCGACTACCTGCAGCTCTGCCGGGGCATGGCCGAAAACCGGGTCAATGAAATCGCGGAAATCTCGATGGGTATGAAGGCCATCGCCAAGGAGTTGCAAATCCCGGTCGTAGCCCTGTCACAGCTGTCGCGTCAGGTGGAGAACCGTGAAGACAAACGCCCACAGCTGTCGGATCTGCGGGAATCAGGCTCGATCGAACAGGATGCTGATGTGGTGATGTTCGTGTTCCGCGAAGAATATTACAAGGAACGCGAAAAACCCGGCGATCACGAACTGGACAAGATGGAAGAATGGAAGCAGGCCATGGAACGTCTGCACGCCAAGGCCGAGGTCATCGTCGGCAAGCAGCGTCACGGCCCCATTGGCACCGTGGAACTGTCGTTTGAGGCGCAGTTTACCCGTTTTGGTAACCTCGCCAAAGCCTGGCAGCAGGACCACACTCCCGACTACTAA
- a CDS encoding phosphoadenosine phosphosulfate reductase, whose protein sequence is MQQDTMDTLDEDLSGLKPVQWQARMAALAEENGMYQPLGNRHFASFIDQGNTLLVSFETIQGIHNLSDLAQPLGFDLVKNLGWSHLCIISNGDTWFRNERIYGFFDQLIDDGFFDEFDKVVFYGAGPCGYAAAAFSVAAPGSTVVAIQPQATLDPRLTDWDDRFTEMRRLNFSDRYGFAPDMMDAAKQGFVIYDPSERLDSMHAALFARKNVTRLRTPNLGSTVQTRLIEMEILYNIIALAGTDKLTERRFFQLYRARRNNGPYLRRLLARLDQDDRLYLVALLCRNVASRLRAPRFRRRWQELQKSAEEGHVKLPPEF, encoded by the coding sequence ATGCAGCAGGACACGATGGATACGCTGGACGAAGACCTGTCCGGGCTGAAACCCGTACAGTGGCAGGCTCGTATGGCAGCACTTGCCGAAGAAAACGGCATGTATCAACCGCTGGGCAATCGTCATTTCGCCAGCTTTATCGATCAGGGCAATACCTTGCTGGTCAGTTTCGAAACGATTCAAGGCATTCACAACCTGTCTGACCTGGCGCAGCCTTTGGGCTTTGATCTGGTTAAGAACCTCGGCTGGTCGCATTTGTGCATCATCTCCAACGGCGACACCTGGTTTCGCAATGAACGGATTTATGGGTTTTTCGACCAACTCATTGATGACGGCTTCTTTGATGAATTCGACAAAGTTGTCTTTTACGGCGCAGGTCCCTGTGGCTATGCTGCTGCGGCATTCTCTGTGGCGGCTCCCGGCTCTACCGTCGTGGCTATCCAGCCTCAGGCGACACTGGATCCCCGCCTCACGGACTGGGACGACCGGTTTACGGAAATGCGCCGTCTCAACTTCTCCGACCGCTACGGATTTGCCCCCGACATGATGGATGCGGCCAAGCAGGGCTTTGTGATCTATGATCCCAGCGAGCGGCTGGATTCGATGCATGCGGCCCTGTTTGCGCGCAAGAACGTCACCCGCCTACGTACCCCCAATCTTGGCAGCACCGTGCAGACCCGGCTGATCGAGATGGAAATCCTCTATAATATCATCGCTCTGGCAGGCACAGACAAGCTGACAGAACGGCGGTTTTTCCAGCTCTACCGCGCGCGCCGCAACAATGGCCCCTACCTACGTAGACTGTTGGCGCGGCTTGATCAGGATGATCGGCTCTATCTGGTGGCGCTGCTGTGCCGAAATGTTGCAAGCAGGCTGCGCGCGCCCCGCTTCCGCCGCCGCTGGCAGGAACTGCAGAAAAGCGCCGAAGAGGGCCATGTAAAACTGCCGCCAGAATTCTAA
- a CDS encoding MlaE family ABC transporter permease, whose amino-acid sequence MSTFSRLSPLSLLARLGQMVLAGLGAVGRVTLFALSTFSHMLRPPYYPRELLNALLQVGWLSLPVVGLTAIFTGAALALQIYAGGARFNAEAVVPQIVAIGMVRELGPVLVGLMIAARVTSSIAAEIATMKVTEQIDALVTLSTHPMKYLVAPRVLAALITVPVLVGVGDIIGIMGGYVVATQNLGFNPAAYLKNTVDFLELRDIVSSLVKGAAFGTIAATMGCYYGMQSGRGAQGVGRATKGSVEAAAVLILAANFVLTGIFFSL is encoded by the coding sequence ATGAGCACATTTTCGCGTCTTTCGCCCCTTAGCCTGCTTGCCCGGCTGGGACAGATGGTCCTTGCCGGCCTGGGCGCTGTGGGACGGGTGACGCTGTTTGCACTCTCGACCTTCAGCCATATGCTGCGGCCGCCTTACTATCCGCGCGAGCTGCTCAATGCGCTGTTGCAGGTGGGCTGGCTGTCGCTGCCGGTGGTTGGCCTTACTGCGATCTTCACTGGTGCGGCGCTGGCGTTGCAGATCTACGCCGGGGGGGCCCGCTTCAACGCCGAGGCTGTGGTCCCGCAGATCGTTGCCATCGGCATGGTGCGCGAACTCGGCCCCGTTCTGGTCGGGCTGATGATTGCTGCGCGCGTCACCTCCTCTATCGCGGCTGAAATCGCCACGATGAAGGTGACCGAGCAGATTGACGCGCTGGTCACGCTCTCCACCCATCCGATGAAATACTTGGTCGCACCCCGCGTTCTGGCCGCGCTGATCACTGTACCGGTGCTGGTGGGTGTCGGCGACATCATCGGCATCATGGGCGGCTATGTGGTCGCCACGCAGAACCTCGGCTTCAATCCGGCAGCCTATCTGAAAAACACTGTCGATTTCCTCGAGCTGCGCGATATCGTCTCCAGCCTTGTGAAAGGCGCTGCTTTTGGCACCATTGCCGCAACCATGGGCTGCTATTACGGCATGCAGTCAGGCCGCGGGGCGCAGGGCGTCGGTCGCGCCACCAAAGGGTCGGTTGAGGCCGCTGCGGTGCTGATCCTTGCCGCAAATTTTGTCCTCACAGGGATTTTCTTCTCGCTATGA
- the alr gene encoding alanine racemase produces MTTARLTLNLDALVTNWRNLDALTNCETAAVVKANGYGLDAGRVGKALAKAGARNFFVAIAEEGVALRRAIGPGPGISVFAGHMEGDAKLLRDFQLTPMLNSLDQMLRHFESLPGHPFGVQLDTGMNRLGMEAAEWAAVRDIALSQGPVLLMSHLACSDASNHPMNAHQLQNFLDLTEGLDLPRSLAATGGLLLGRNYHFDLCRPGIGLYGGLPFGDALPVAQLDLPVIQIRSLDPGETVGYGNGWTAQRPSRIATVAAGYADGLHRALGSGQVQVYAGDTPCPVAGRVSMDLITVDVTDLSNDPSHLSILNERQTVDTLADAAGTIGYEILTSLGSRYARSYTG; encoded by the coding sequence ATGACGACTGCAAGACTGACACTCAATCTGGATGCGCTGGTGACCAACTGGCGGAACCTCGATGCGCTGACCAATTGCGAAACCGCCGCTGTGGTCAAGGCCAATGGCTATGGGCTGGACGCGGGCCGCGTCGGCAAAGCGCTGGCCAAGGCTGGCGCGCGCAATTTCTTTGTGGCCATCGCCGAGGAAGGCGTGGCGCTGCGCCGCGCCATCGGTCCAGGCCCCGGCATCTCGGTCTTTGCCGGCCATATGGAGGGCGATGCGAAACTGCTGCGCGATTTCCAGCTGACGCCGATGCTCAATTCGCTCGACCAGATGCTGCGCCATTTTGAGAGCCTGCCGGGCCATCCCTTTGGCGTGCAGCTTGATACCGGCATGAACCGGCTTGGCATGGAGGCCGCCGAATGGGCCGCTGTGCGCGATATAGCACTCAGTCAGGGGCCGGTTCTGCTGATGTCGCATCTGGCCTGCTCGGATGCCTCAAATCATCCGATGAACGCCCACCAATTGCAGAACTTTCTTGACCTGACCGAGGGGCTTGATCTGCCGCGCTCCCTCGCCGCAACCGGGGGCCTGCTGCTGGGGCGCAACTATCACTTTGATCTCTGTCGTCCTGGCATCGGCCTCTATGGCGGCCTGCCCTTTGGCGACGCGCTGCCTGTGGCCCAGCTGGACCTGCCGGTAATCCAGATCCGCAGCCTCGATCCGGGCGAAACCGTAGGCTATGGCAATGGCTGGACGGCGCAGCGCCCCAGCCGCATCGCCACCGTCGCAGCAGGGTATGCCGACGGGTTGCACCGCGCACTTGGCAGTGGCCAGGTCCAGGTCTACGCAGGTGACACCCCCTGCCCGGTCGCGGGCCGCGTTTCAATGGATCTGATCACTGTCGATGTGACTGATCTCAGCAACGATCCTAGCCACCTCAGCATCCTCAACGAGCGCCAGACCGTGGACACGCTGGCGGATGCGGCGGGCACCATTGGCTATGAGATCCTCACCTCTCTCGGCAGCCGTTACGCACGGAGCTACACCGGATGA
- the pyrC gene encoding dihydroorotase, with protein MTVQLTIPRPDDWHLHLRDGAMLKAVLPETARDFARAIIMPNLVPPVVTGDQAAAYRDRILAALPDDMTFEPLMTLYLTEDTDPADVAAAHASGLIKAVKLYPAGATTNSASGVSDFDKVRGVLETMADIGLPLCTHGEVTDSDIDIFDREAVFIDRVLDPIRKATPGLRVVMEHITTRNAADYVTSQDSDLGATITTHHLIINRNHLLVGGIKPHYYCLPVAKREEHRLALRAAATSGDKRFFLGTDSAPHTDPNKLSACGCAGCFTAPNTMPLLAHVFEEDSALDKLAGFASENGPAFYRLPVNSARLTLEKQDSPVIFPDQISTEEGLVTVFDPGFDVFWKVA; from the coding sequence ATGACCGTTCAGCTGACCATCCCCCGCCCCGATGACTGGCATCTGCATCTGCGCGACGGCGCAATGCTGAAGGCCGTTCTGCCTGAAACTGCCCGCGACTTTGCCCGCGCCATCATCATGCCGAATCTGGTACCGCCGGTGGTGACAGGCGATCAGGCCGCCGCCTACCGCGACCGTATTCTGGCCGCCCTGCCAGATGATATGACGTTTGAGCCGCTGATGACGCTCTACCTGACCGAGGACACAGATCCGGCAGATGTGGCAGCGGCCCACGCCAGCGGGTTGATTAAGGCCGTGAAACTCTACCCGGCCGGGGCCACCACCAATTCCGCCTCTGGCGTCAGTGATTTCGACAAGGTGCGCGGCGTGCTGGAGACCATGGCCGACATCGGCCTGCCGCTGTGCACCCATGGCGAAGTCACCGATAGTGACATCGACATCTTCGATCGCGAAGCGGTGTTCATCGACCGGGTGCTGGATCCGATCCGCAAGGCAACTCCCGGCTTGCGTGTGGTGATGGAACATATCACCACCAGGAACGCGGCCGATTATGTGACCAGTCAGGACAGCGATCTGGGGGCCACGATCACTACGCACCACCTGATCATCAACCGTAACCATCTTCTGGTTGGCGGTATCAAACCGCATTATTATTGCCTGCCGGTGGCCAAGCGCGAAGAGCACCGTTTGGCCCTGCGCGCCGCTGCAACCTCCGGCGACAAACGGTTCTTCCTTGGGACGGATTCGGCCCCGCACACCGACCCGAACAAACTCAGCGCTTGCGGCTGTGCCGGCTGTTTCACCGCCCCCAACACCATGCCGCTGCTGGCGCATGTGTTTGAGGAAGACAGCGCGCTGGACAAGCTGGCAGGTTTTGCATCCGAGAATGGGCCAGCCTTCTACCGCCTGCCGGTGAACAGCGCGCGCCTGACGCTGGAAAAACAGGACAGCCCGGTCATCTTCCCCGACCAGATCAGCACCGAGGAAGGCCTGGTTACCGTCTTCGATCCCGGTTTTGATGTGTTCTGGAAGGTCGCCTGA